A stretch of the Vigna radiata var. radiata cultivar VC1973A chromosome 7, Vradiata_ver6, whole genome shotgun sequence genome encodes the following:
- the LOC106765976 gene encoding uncharacterized protein LOC106765976 isoform X1: MAKTRSGGKAAKAEAEDSGDGLEIISIGSLYKGAWDKKYWTTSRGKDRYPYPVGYQAVRAYNGTTFNMEICEGVNGPRFLISSDDGSSCSGKTPDQPWDEFQKKSCPRIKIWHGKRLSPKMDGLEFFGFKNQSIQRLLRELVTNVNEIAEQSLVSPNTYEGVARADHDDCCPNVGTYPDLLLYVGKPHVTRKRSRCELKNKKLNVRARPQSPEFICSEPSNVKNEKSCGRGSSTTHYGSGVPEVHNHIKNRLEISNNKEVGAVPSEGSTGFLFSESCWAKELTENLSTEEPLHRSGYVELKMSNLLVNSEDNKLMQSHSKESVRCIDIDLYAPDTLDIVQENTLDSGPSEPDENAYIKTACEITSGELLNAEHEKVAKSNSNPCSEKGDFGSAGNDVANSMMSLLLPQAVPLLRSFSTDKELIISPADMPPYHVNSKDEHDKIAHSLEVASSDVVMIEAAQVEHGETIHGHTDPRSDTPNSEHMKCIVPDSFEYSQCDNYKTNQEILSTDLGEAGRSSFNIEVCSQQFLGHDMPNITSTSHASVMDFEDIPRNFDVCIPVSVLDDMSLKDRVNSGRRDDEYLEVKENPANVSLSYAQKDSPTAQDFTGGVSNAFSGDKFKLSIPQMYTTKDTLHSSEVILVNNSNDKQREQEDAAGLCVQTPQTCRDVLIGHSNPVDQSLATSQNPTPFAEENKCLGTKEAQSISEPTPLQNQEPESNMGSSVKFVGCYLHPMPVSSLFLSTREDEVHVCVLCGQLTDQYRTLFTYKVAIAGPTLGCPSVMAHSSILLPDPKHVFIKETLVERSGVQLTPGGQYIVLIGSIKTPNCREGKIDCSCSKCTSVLYEKNALKIVQVEHGYVSIVTTLKTVDNAHCILVCEPNRLVSVGESGKLQVWVMNSSWSEKTEHFIIPADGTTSPGIVELKKVPKSTHLVVGFTSYGEFSLWDIASCNCVARFSAIKSPINEFFPISLFQWQTKDSGAHSYASMEEQADKLLKATNSWYSQQRETSWFSPLEEDVAMWLFVSTYSDQDCCQNPISTSSSFDIHTARSWRLALVMKNSINFGSPLDIRTCGIGVSCGYGIVGTNEGVVYMWELSKGSKLDTLHHFQDGHVACVATDNSRGAFGVAGGGQLLLYLHLPELDSD; this comes from the exons ATGGCGAAGACTCGAAGCGGTGGGAAAGCGGCGAAAGCAGAAGCAGAGGACAGTGGCGATGGCCTCGAAATAATCTCCATCGGTTCACTCTACAAAGGAGCATGGGACAAGAAGTATTGGACTACCTCTAGG GGAAAAGATCGGTATCCATATCCTGTTGGTTATCAGGCTGTTCGAGCTTATAATGGGACCACTTTTAATATGGAAATTTGTGAAGGTGTCAATGGCCCTAGATTTTTG ATCTCTTCTGATGATGGGAGTTCATGTTCTGGGAAAACGCCTGACCAACCATGGGatgaatttcaaaagaaaagttGCCCCCGCATCAAGATTTGGCATGGAAAGAGACTTTCACCTAAGATGGATGGCTTGGAG TTTTTTGGGTTCAAAAATCAGTCTATCCAGAGGTTGCTCCGTGAACTGGTAACAAATGTAAATGAAATAGCAGAACAGAGCTTGGTATCCCCAAACACCTATGAGGGGGTTGCTAGAGCAGATCATGATGATTGCTGCCCAAATGTAGGCACATATCCTGATTTACTACTTTACGTCGGAAAACCACATGTTACAAGGAAGAGAAGCAGATGTGaactcaaaaacaaaaaattaaatgtacGAGCTAGACCTCAATCTCCAGAATTCATATGTAGTGAACCCTCAAATGTAAAGAATGAGAAGAGTTGTGGTCGGGGGAGTTCTACAACCCATTATGGTTCAGGAGTACCTGAGGTCCACAATCATATAAAGAATCGTCTTgaaatttctaataataaagaAGTGGGAGCTGTGCCTTCTGAAGGGTCAACTGGTTTTCTCTTTTCTGAAAGTTGCTGGGCTAAAGAACTAACTGAAAACTTGTCCACAGAAGAACCT CTTCATAGGTCGGGTTATGTGGAGTTGAAGATGTCTAATTTGTTGGTGAATTCAGAAGACAATAAACTAATGCAGTCACATTCTAAGGAGTCTGTACGTTGTATTGACATTGATCTGTATGCTCCTGATACCCTAGATATTGTGCAAG AAAATACTCTTGATTCTGGCCCAAGTGAACCAGATGAAAATGCTTACATTAAGACAGCTTGTGAGATCACATCTGGAGAATTGTTAAATGCAGAGCATGAAAAAGTGGCCAAATCTAATTCAAATCCATGCTCTGAAAAAGGTGACTTTGGTTCAGCTGGCAATGATGTAGCAAACTCGATGATGTCACTTTTGCTTCCTCAGGCAGTTCCTCTACTGAGGTCTTTTTCAACAGATAAGGAGCTTATCATTAGTCCTGCAGATATGCCACCTTATCATGTCAATTCCAAGGACGAACATGATAAAATCGCACATAGTTTGGAAGTAGCCTCATCTG ATGTAGTAATGATAGAAGCTGCACAGGTGGAACATGGAGAGACAATACACGGGCATACAGACCCACGTTCAGACACTCCTAATTCTGAACATATGAAGTGTATCGTTCCTGACAGTTTTGAATATAGTCAATgtgataattataaaactaatcaGGAAATATTATCTACTGATCTTGGTGAAGCTGGTAGATCTAGTTTCAATATAGAAGTGTGTTCTCAGCAGTTTCTTGGTCATGACATGCCAAACATAACATCCACAAGTCATGCTTCGGTGATGGACTTTGAAGACATTCCTCGGAATTTTGACGTATGCATTCCTGTATCTGTTCTAGATGACATGTCTCTTAAGGATCGGGTTAATTCTGGAAGAAGGGATGATGAGTATTTAGAAGTGAAAGAAAATCCAGCAAATGTTAGTCTCAGTTATGCACAAAAGGACTCGCCAACTGCTCAGGATTTTACTGGAG GTGTTAGCAATGCATTCTCTGGGGACAAATTTAAACTTTCTATTCCTCAAATGTATACTACCAAAGACACTTTACATTCCTCGGAAGTTATTCtagtaaacaattcaaatgatAAACAACGTGAACAAGAGGATGCTGCAGGTTTGTGTGTTCAAACACCTCAAACTTGTAGGGATGTTCTGATTGGACATAGTAATCCAGTGGACCAAAGCCTAGCAACATCTCAGAATCCAACCCCGTTTGCTGAAGAAAATAAGTGTCTTGGTACCAAAGAAGCTCAATCAATTTCAGAACCAACGCCACTGCAAAACCAGGAACCCGAGAGTAATATGGGAAGCAGTGTTAAGTTTGTGGGATGTTACTTGCACCCTATGCCTGTTTCATCATTATTTTTGAGCACAAGAGAGGATGAAGTCCATGTTTGTGTCTTATGTGGCCAACTGACAGATCAGTACAGGACCTTGTTTACTTACAAGGTAGCCATTGCTGGACCAACTCTAGGATGTCCTTCTGTCATGGCTCACAGCTCAATACTGTTACCCGATCCAAAACATGTCTTCATAAAGGAA ACTCTAGTGGAAAGATCTGGGGTGCAGTTGACTCCTGGTGGACAGTATATTGTCTTAATAGGCAGCATAAAGACCCCCAATTGCAG GGAAGGAAAAATTGATTGTTCTTGCTCAAAATGTACATCAGTCTTGTATGAGAAGAATGCTTTGAAGATTGTCCAAGTAGAACACGGTTATGTATCAATTGTAACAACATTGAAAACTGTTGACAATGCGCATTGTATATTGGTGTGTGAACCTAACCGACTTGTTTCTGTTGGAGAGAGTGGGAAACTGCAGGTGTGGGTCATGAATTCAAGTTGGAG TGAAAAAACAGAGCACTTCATTATTCCAGCTGATGGCACGACATCTCCTGGCATTGTGGAGTTGAAGAAGGTTCCTAAGTCTACTCATTTAGTTGTTGGTTTTACTAGCTATGGGGAATTTAGTTTATG GGATATTGCAAGTTGTAATTGTGTAGCAAGATTCTCTGCTATAAAAAGTCCAATAAATGAGTTCTTTCCAATAAGCTTGTTCCAGTGGCAAACAAAAGACTCCGGTGCTCACAGCTATGCCAGCATGGAGGAGCAGGCTGataaacttttaaaagcaacCAACTCGTGGTACTCACAGCAAAGAGAGACCTCTTGGTTTTCACCATTAGAGGAAGATGTTGCTATGTGGCTTTTTGTCTCGACTTACTCTGATCAGGATTGTTGCCAAAATCCTATTTCAACTTCAAGCAGTTTTGATATACATACAGCTAGAAGTTGGAGGCTTGCACTTGTAATGAAAAATAGCATAAATTTTGGAAGTCCCTTGGATATAAG GACTTGCGGTATTGGTGTTTCCTGTGGTTATGGAATCGTCGGTACAAACGAAGGAGTGGTGTATATGTGGGAGTTGTCTAAAGGATCCAAGCTTGATACTCTGCATCATTTCCAAG
- the LOC106765976 gene encoding uncharacterized protein LOC106765976 isoform X2 produces the protein MAKTRSGGKAAKAEAEDSGDGLEIISIGSLYKGAWDKKYWTTSRGKDRYPYPVGYQAVRAYNGTTFNMEICEGVNGPRFLISSDDGSSCSGKTPDQPWDEFQKKSCPRIKIWHGKRLSPKMDGLEFFGFKNQSIQRLLRELVTNVNEIAEQSLVSPNTYEGVARADHDDCCPNVGTYPDLLLYVGKPHVTRKRSRCELKNKKLNVRARPQSPEFICSEPSNVKNEKSCGRGSSTTHYGSGVPEVHNHIKNRLEISNNKEVGAVPSEGSTGFLFSESCWAKELTENLSTEEPLHRSGYVELKMSNLLVNSEDNKLMQSHSKESVRCIDIDLYAPDTLDIVQEHEKVAKSNSNPCSEKGDFGSAGNDVANSMMSLLLPQAVPLLRSFSTDKELIISPADMPPYHVNSKDEHDKIAHSLEVASSDVVMIEAAQVEHGETIHGHTDPRSDTPNSEHMKCIVPDSFEYSQCDNYKTNQEILSTDLGEAGRSSFNIEVCSQQFLGHDMPNITSTSHASVMDFEDIPRNFDVCIPVSVLDDMSLKDRVNSGRRDDEYLEVKENPANVSLSYAQKDSPTAQDFTGGVSNAFSGDKFKLSIPQMYTTKDTLHSSEVILVNNSNDKQREQEDAAGLCVQTPQTCRDVLIGHSNPVDQSLATSQNPTPFAEENKCLGTKEAQSISEPTPLQNQEPESNMGSSVKFVGCYLHPMPVSSLFLSTREDEVHVCVLCGQLTDQYRTLFTYKVAIAGPTLGCPSVMAHSSILLPDPKHVFIKETLVERSGVQLTPGGQYIVLIGSIKTPNCREGKIDCSCSKCTSVLYEKNALKIVQVEHGYVSIVTTLKTVDNAHCILVCEPNRLVSVGESGKLQVWVMNSSWSEKTEHFIIPADGTTSPGIVELKKVPKSTHLVVGFTSYGEFSLWDIASCNCVARFSAIKSPINEFFPISLFQWQTKDSGAHSYASMEEQADKLLKATNSWYSQQRETSWFSPLEEDVAMWLFVSTYSDQDCCQNPISTSSSFDIHTARSWRLALVMKNSINFGSPLDIRTCGIGVSCGYGIVGTNEGVVYMWELSKGSKLDTLHHFQDGHVACVATDNSRGAFGVAGGGQLLLYLHLPELDSD, from the exons ATGGCGAAGACTCGAAGCGGTGGGAAAGCGGCGAAAGCAGAAGCAGAGGACAGTGGCGATGGCCTCGAAATAATCTCCATCGGTTCACTCTACAAAGGAGCATGGGACAAGAAGTATTGGACTACCTCTAGG GGAAAAGATCGGTATCCATATCCTGTTGGTTATCAGGCTGTTCGAGCTTATAATGGGACCACTTTTAATATGGAAATTTGTGAAGGTGTCAATGGCCCTAGATTTTTG ATCTCTTCTGATGATGGGAGTTCATGTTCTGGGAAAACGCCTGACCAACCATGGGatgaatttcaaaagaaaagttGCCCCCGCATCAAGATTTGGCATGGAAAGAGACTTTCACCTAAGATGGATGGCTTGGAG TTTTTTGGGTTCAAAAATCAGTCTATCCAGAGGTTGCTCCGTGAACTGGTAACAAATGTAAATGAAATAGCAGAACAGAGCTTGGTATCCCCAAACACCTATGAGGGGGTTGCTAGAGCAGATCATGATGATTGCTGCCCAAATGTAGGCACATATCCTGATTTACTACTTTACGTCGGAAAACCACATGTTACAAGGAAGAGAAGCAGATGTGaactcaaaaacaaaaaattaaatgtacGAGCTAGACCTCAATCTCCAGAATTCATATGTAGTGAACCCTCAAATGTAAAGAATGAGAAGAGTTGTGGTCGGGGGAGTTCTACAACCCATTATGGTTCAGGAGTACCTGAGGTCCACAATCATATAAAGAATCGTCTTgaaatttctaataataaagaAGTGGGAGCTGTGCCTTCTGAAGGGTCAACTGGTTTTCTCTTTTCTGAAAGTTGCTGGGCTAAAGAACTAACTGAAAACTTGTCCACAGAAGAACCT CTTCATAGGTCGGGTTATGTGGAGTTGAAGATGTCTAATTTGTTGGTGAATTCAGAAGACAATAAACTAATGCAGTCACATTCTAAGGAGTCTGTACGTTGTATTGACATTGATCTGTATGCTCCTGATACCCTAGATATTGTGCAAG AGCATGAAAAAGTGGCCAAATCTAATTCAAATCCATGCTCTGAAAAAGGTGACTTTGGTTCAGCTGGCAATGATGTAGCAAACTCGATGATGTCACTTTTGCTTCCTCAGGCAGTTCCTCTACTGAGGTCTTTTTCAACAGATAAGGAGCTTATCATTAGTCCTGCAGATATGCCACCTTATCATGTCAATTCCAAGGACGAACATGATAAAATCGCACATAGTTTGGAAGTAGCCTCATCTG ATGTAGTAATGATAGAAGCTGCACAGGTGGAACATGGAGAGACAATACACGGGCATACAGACCCACGTTCAGACACTCCTAATTCTGAACATATGAAGTGTATCGTTCCTGACAGTTTTGAATATAGTCAATgtgataattataaaactaatcaGGAAATATTATCTACTGATCTTGGTGAAGCTGGTAGATCTAGTTTCAATATAGAAGTGTGTTCTCAGCAGTTTCTTGGTCATGACATGCCAAACATAACATCCACAAGTCATGCTTCGGTGATGGACTTTGAAGACATTCCTCGGAATTTTGACGTATGCATTCCTGTATCTGTTCTAGATGACATGTCTCTTAAGGATCGGGTTAATTCTGGAAGAAGGGATGATGAGTATTTAGAAGTGAAAGAAAATCCAGCAAATGTTAGTCTCAGTTATGCACAAAAGGACTCGCCAACTGCTCAGGATTTTACTGGAG GTGTTAGCAATGCATTCTCTGGGGACAAATTTAAACTTTCTATTCCTCAAATGTATACTACCAAAGACACTTTACATTCCTCGGAAGTTATTCtagtaaacaattcaaatgatAAACAACGTGAACAAGAGGATGCTGCAGGTTTGTGTGTTCAAACACCTCAAACTTGTAGGGATGTTCTGATTGGACATAGTAATCCAGTGGACCAAAGCCTAGCAACATCTCAGAATCCAACCCCGTTTGCTGAAGAAAATAAGTGTCTTGGTACCAAAGAAGCTCAATCAATTTCAGAACCAACGCCACTGCAAAACCAGGAACCCGAGAGTAATATGGGAAGCAGTGTTAAGTTTGTGGGATGTTACTTGCACCCTATGCCTGTTTCATCATTATTTTTGAGCACAAGAGAGGATGAAGTCCATGTTTGTGTCTTATGTGGCCAACTGACAGATCAGTACAGGACCTTGTTTACTTACAAGGTAGCCATTGCTGGACCAACTCTAGGATGTCCTTCTGTCATGGCTCACAGCTCAATACTGTTACCCGATCCAAAACATGTCTTCATAAAGGAA ACTCTAGTGGAAAGATCTGGGGTGCAGTTGACTCCTGGTGGACAGTATATTGTCTTAATAGGCAGCATAAAGACCCCCAATTGCAG GGAAGGAAAAATTGATTGTTCTTGCTCAAAATGTACATCAGTCTTGTATGAGAAGAATGCTTTGAAGATTGTCCAAGTAGAACACGGTTATGTATCAATTGTAACAACATTGAAAACTGTTGACAATGCGCATTGTATATTGGTGTGTGAACCTAACCGACTTGTTTCTGTTGGAGAGAGTGGGAAACTGCAGGTGTGGGTCATGAATTCAAGTTGGAG TGAAAAAACAGAGCACTTCATTATTCCAGCTGATGGCACGACATCTCCTGGCATTGTGGAGTTGAAGAAGGTTCCTAAGTCTACTCATTTAGTTGTTGGTTTTACTAGCTATGGGGAATTTAGTTTATG GGATATTGCAAGTTGTAATTGTGTAGCAAGATTCTCTGCTATAAAAAGTCCAATAAATGAGTTCTTTCCAATAAGCTTGTTCCAGTGGCAAACAAAAGACTCCGGTGCTCACAGCTATGCCAGCATGGAGGAGCAGGCTGataaacttttaaaagcaacCAACTCGTGGTACTCACAGCAAAGAGAGACCTCTTGGTTTTCACCATTAGAGGAAGATGTTGCTATGTGGCTTTTTGTCTCGACTTACTCTGATCAGGATTGTTGCCAAAATCCTATTTCAACTTCAAGCAGTTTTGATATACATACAGCTAGAAGTTGGAGGCTTGCACTTGTAATGAAAAATAGCATAAATTTTGGAAGTCCCTTGGATATAAG GACTTGCGGTATTGGTGTTTCCTGTGGTTATGGAATCGTCGGTACAAACGAAGGAGTGGTGTATATGTGGGAGTTGTCTAAAGGATCCAAGCTTGATACTCTGCATCATTTCCAAG
- the LOC106765976 gene encoding uncharacterized protein LOC106765976 isoform X3, translating into MAKTRSGGKAAKAEAEDSGDGLEIISIGSLYKGAWDKKYWTTSRGKDRYPYPVGYQAVRAYNGTTFNMEICEGVNGPRFLISSDDGSSCSGKTPDQPWDEFQKKSCPRIKIWHGKRLSPKMDGLEFFGFKNQSIQRLLRELVTNVNEIAEQSLVSPNTYEGVARADHDDCCPNVGTYPDLLLYVGKPHVTRKRSRCELKNKKLNVRARPQSPEFICSEPSNVKNEKSCGRGSSTTHYGSGVPEVHNHIKNRLEISNNKEVGAVPSEGSTGFLFSESCWAKELTENLSTEEPLHRSGYVELKMSNLLVNSEDNKLMQSHSKESVRCIDIDLYAPDTLDIVQENTLDSGPSEPDENAYIKTACEITSGELLNAEHEKVAKSNSNPCSEKGDFGSAGNDVANSMMSLLLPQAVPLLRSFSTDKELIISPADMPPYHVNSKDEHDKIAHSLEVASSDVVMIEAAQVEHGETIHGHTDPRSDTPNSEHMKCIVPDSFEYSQCDNYKTNQEILSTDLGEAGRSSFNIEVCSQQFLGHDMPNITSTSHASVMDFEDIPRNFDVCIPVSVLDDMSLKDRVNSGRRDDEYLEVKENPANVSLSYAQKDSPTAQDFTGGVSNAFSGDKFKLSIPQMYTTKDTLHSSEVILVNNSNDKQREQEDAAGLCVQTPQTCRDVLIGHSNPVDQSLATSQNPTPFAEENKCLGTKEAQSISEPTPLQNQEPESNMGSSVKFVGCYLHPMPVSSLFLSTREDEVHVCVLCGQLTDQYRTLFTYKVAIAGPTLGCPSVMAHSSILLPDPKHVFIKETLVERSGVQLTPGGQYIVLIGSIKTPNCREGKIDCSCSKCTSVLYEKNALKIVQVEHGYVSIVTTLKTVDNAHCILVCEPNRLVSVGESGKLQVWVMNSSWSEKTEHFIIPADGTTSPGIVELKKGYCKL; encoded by the exons ATGGCGAAGACTCGAAGCGGTGGGAAAGCGGCGAAAGCAGAAGCAGAGGACAGTGGCGATGGCCTCGAAATAATCTCCATCGGTTCACTCTACAAAGGAGCATGGGACAAGAAGTATTGGACTACCTCTAGG GGAAAAGATCGGTATCCATATCCTGTTGGTTATCAGGCTGTTCGAGCTTATAATGGGACCACTTTTAATATGGAAATTTGTGAAGGTGTCAATGGCCCTAGATTTTTG ATCTCTTCTGATGATGGGAGTTCATGTTCTGGGAAAACGCCTGACCAACCATGGGatgaatttcaaaagaaaagttGCCCCCGCATCAAGATTTGGCATGGAAAGAGACTTTCACCTAAGATGGATGGCTTGGAG TTTTTTGGGTTCAAAAATCAGTCTATCCAGAGGTTGCTCCGTGAACTGGTAACAAATGTAAATGAAATAGCAGAACAGAGCTTGGTATCCCCAAACACCTATGAGGGGGTTGCTAGAGCAGATCATGATGATTGCTGCCCAAATGTAGGCACATATCCTGATTTACTACTTTACGTCGGAAAACCACATGTTACAAGGAAGAGAAGCAGATGTGaactcaaaaacaaaaaattaaatgtacGAGCTAGACCTCAATCTCCAGAATTCATATGTAGTGAACCCTCAAATGTAAAGAATGAGAAGAGTTGTGGTCGGGGGAGTTCTACAACCCATTATGGTTCAGGAGTACCTGAGGTCCACAATCATATAAAGAATCGTCTTgaaatttctaataataaagaAGTGGGAGCTGTGCCTTCTGAAGGGTCAACTGGTTTTCTCTTTTCTGAAAGTTGCTGGGCTAAAGAACTAACTGAAAACTTGTCCACAGAAGAACCT CTTCATAGGTCGGGTTATGTGGAGTTGAAGATGTCTAATTTGTTGGTGAATTCAGAAGACAATAAACTAATGCAGTCACATTCTAAGGAGTCTGTACGTTGTATTGACATTGATCTGTATGCTCCTGATACCCTAGATATTGTGCAAG AAAATACTCTTGATTCTGGCCCAAGTGAACCAGATGAAAATGCTTACATTAAGACAGCTTGTGAGATCACATCTGGAGAATTGTTAAATGCAGAGCATGAAAAAGTGGCCAAATCTAATTCAAATCCATGCTCTGAAAAAGGTGACTTTGGTTCAGCTGGCAATGATGTAGCAAACTCGATGATGTCACTTTTGCTTCCTCAGGCAGTTCCTCTACTGAGGTCTTTTTCAACAGATAAGGAGCTTATCATTAGTCCTGCAGATATGCCACCTTATCATGTCAATTCCAAGGACGAACATGATAAAATCGCACATAGTTTGGAAGTAGCCTCATCTG ATGTAGTAATGATAGAAGCTGCACAGGTGGAACATGGAGAGACAATACACGGGCATACAGACCCACGTTCAGACACTCCTAATTCTGAACATATGAAGTGTATCGTTCCTGACAGTTTTGAATATAGTCAATgtgataattataaaactaatcaGGAAATATTATCTACTGATCTTGGTGAAGCTGGTAGATCTAGTTTCAATATAGAAGTGTGTTCTCAGCAGTTTCTTGGTCATGACATGCCAAACATAACATCCACAAGTCATGCTTCGGTGATGGACTTTGAAGACATTCCTCGGAATTTTGACGTATGCATTCCTGTATCTGTTCTAGATGACATGTCTCTTAAGGATCGGGTTAATTCTGGAAGAAGGGATGATGAGTATTTAGAAGTGAAAGAAAATCCAGCAAATGTTAGTCTCAGTTATGCACAAAAGGACTCGCCAACTGCTCAGGATTTTACTGGAG GTGTTAGCAATGCATTCTCTGGGGACAAATTTAAACTTTCTATTCCTCAAATGTATACTACCAAAGACACTTTACATTCCTCGGAAGTTATTCtagtaaacaattcaaatgatAAACAACGTGAACAAGAGGATGCTGCAGGTTTGTGTGTTCAAACACCTCAAACTTGTAGGGATGTTCTGATTGGACATAGTAATCCAGTGGACCAAAGCCTAGCAACATCTCAGAATCCAACCCCGTTTGCTGAAGAAAATAAGTGTCTTGGTACCAAAGAAGCTCAATCAATTTCAGAACCAACGCCACTGCAAAACCAGGAACCCGAGAGTAATATGGGAAGCAGTGTTAAGTTTGTGGGATGTTACTTGCACCCTATGCCTGTTTCATCATTATTTTTGAGCACAAGAGAGGATGAAGTCCATGTTTGTGTCTTATGTGGCCAACTGACAGATCAGTACAGGACCTTGTTTACTTACAAGGTAGCCATTGCTGGACCAACTCTAGGATGTCCTTCTGTCATGGCTCACAGCTCAATACTGTTACCCGATCCAAAACATGTCTTCATAAAGGAA ACTCTAGTGGAAAGATCTGGGGTGCAGTTGACTCCTGGTGGACAGTATATTGTCTTAATAGGCAGCATAAAGACCCCCAATTGCAG GGAAGGAAAAATTGATTGTTCTTGCTCAAAATGTACATCAGTCTTGTATGAGAAGAATGCTTTGAAGATTGTCCAAGTAGAACACGGTTATGTATCAATTGTAACAACATTGAAAACTGTTGACAATGCGCATTGTATATTGGTGTGTGAACCTAACCGACTTGTTTCTGTTGGAGAGAGTGGGAAACTGCAGGTGTGGGTCATGAATTCAAGTTGGAG TGAAAAAACAGAGCACTTCATTATTCCAGCTGATGGCACGACATCTCCTGGCATTGTGGAGTTGAAGAAG GGATATTGCAAGTTGTAA